The window TACCTGTGGTTGTCCCAGGTTTAGTATCTATGAATTAACTGCATTCAGTAGATTcaaatttgatctttttttcatgtgaagccAAAGTGACCGTTCTCAGACTTGTGCTCATCCTCTTCTCTTTCAGAtgagaaaggaggaaagaagaaaaagaagaaacagaaacttCTGTTCAGCACATCTATGGTTCACACAAAGTAGACAACACTGAAGTTCATTTAATCATATTGTTTCTTGAGTTAATCCTCCCACTGCTTGTGGTTTTACTTCCATGCAGAGCTTTCTGGGAACTATAAGCTatggaaaaaaaggttttagtATGTAGCCAGAGTTCATGCAACGTTTGTCATTATTCTGTTGGCTGATCCACCGTTTGGGAGTcaatttatcagtttatttactttttgttcAAGTAAGTCAAAGCTTTGCAGCAACTCCCTGTCACACTGAAAGCCTTACGGATAACATTTAGTTCACATGCTAAGTAAAGCAAGGAATATAACCAGCTCTGCTAGCTTTCCATGGATACCTGACTTTACACGAGTGGTTCCTACTTGTTGTCTGACTTTCCTGAAGTTGACCCAGAGCATTGCATCTATGATTCCACGAGTAATATGGATAAGATTATAGTAGGGTGCTTTATATTAAAGTAGCAGTCAGCCAGCTGCAGGTACGTTGCACCCTTTGAGTCTTTCCAGGATACTCGGTGCTCAGACTGGAACTGCACcttcaaacagacagaaacaggtCAAAGCTttgaattttctgtcagtccATCATAGATCATAATCTAGGTAAGCACTTCATCACCCTTTAAGAGGATAGACTTGAGGGCTTTAAGGTCAATTCCCTAGTATTTTATAACAACAATATGAATCCATGAAGTCCTAATACCATTGTGAGAAAGTGAAAACACAGTATTGTATTAAAGAGATTAGTCTGTTGGTTCAACAGAACTCCAGTATATTCTGTCTGGTTAAACCATAAATACGCACTTTCTTCTAATTCTGTTTCTCCTCTATGTCCTCCTCTGTTATAGAATGTTACTAACTTTTAACATTACTCTCCCAGTTTAACTTCAGTGTTGCAATTGTGTGGCGTTAGAGAATTGCAGACATTTAAAGAAGCATTCTTTAAATGAATTGAAACATGACACAAAATtgggttgatttttttttttgtttttgtttgagggttctttaattcactttttaattttgagCAAGTCTGTAGGCTAGTGAAAATAACTAGTCTGTTGAAACGAATAAACCATTATGCACAATCAAAGAATTGACTGTTTGTTGCTGTGAGTAGCTAATGCCAAGAACAATAAAGGATCATGTTATGAGAAAGGTAAAGCCAAATACTGTAGAAGTCACCATCAAATGTGAACAGTGGCTGGTGTATTATGGATGCATTACTTGCTTCTTGCCACATGAGGGTAGTCATGACAATCCATAGTACAATCCCTTTATTATTAAGTGATATCACTCATTTTTTATACACTGACAGTTAATATAGCATAAAACATCaatgaattacattttctctcattttaagGCCACTGAAACCCTTGAATATTGTGGggttttctcttcatttgatgtCCCTTCATCCAAATAGGCACCAGTTGAAAGTGTATAAATTTTTTAAACTAGCAGTTAGTCCcaccatgtttatttttacgTGGGAAAGGGGCCAATTAGCACTACATAGATGTAATGGGATCGTTCTTGCCCAATCAAATCGCCCCATTTTAAAGTATAGTATCAAACTAAAGGTGCGTCAAGCTTTACACATTCAGCTCAACATGTGACCGGAAATAACGCTGATTTGCCTGCAAATACGAGTTCTGAGATATTATGGTTGCTGCTCATTGAAGAAATGAAATGTAGGTTGGAGTTGTACACACATTTATGCCTCTGATCTCGACCCATGACACACCAGCTCCTtgccttttttaaatcattttagcTCATTAGCTTATGTTcatgcagtgtttttatgttgaaaCCGGAAGCCATGTCGTGCTTGAAGGTGTTGTAGAGGCTTTATCAACCGGCCAGGCGGCTTGTTCGGCGCTGTGTGTGTAGACTGTATGAGTCCAGGCTGACAACAACACTGCAACCTGAGACGGGAGAGCCAGCTAAGTAAACCAGCTAAGTTAGCCCCTGTGCTAACCTCCTGTGGTAACCTGTCTACTGTCACGACTCGCCATTGTCCGACCAAGTTCAGCGAAATGTCGTATGTTTAAAGTTGCTTCGacaagacaagagaaagagaaaagaaaagagaaaaaacggACTTTCTTGTTTGGTAAGTTGTCTCCGGTTCGCATCAAAACAGCCAGCGAAAGACAGGTTCAGTCTGTTTCCATTTTGCGAGTTCAGCCTCTTGAGTTGTTAGCTTACGGTCGCTAGCCAGCAAGCTGTTGATGCgtaattctttttttctcttatttgaaGTCTTTGGGATTGTTAAGACACGCTTACTCTGTATGCATCGTGGTAACACTTGTGCATATTTGTGGTGCATTAAATGCACCCTTGTTCTGAGCAGGCCAACTTAGACTTTTGCTAAACTGGACCGGGTTGTGTCTACCATACGAGGAAGATTAGGTGAGCAGACaggacagggaggaggaggaggaggagggttaaCACTTGTTGCAAACTGGGATAGATCGACTTTAATGAACTGATATGAGGAACTGAACTCACTAAATGAATGTCGTGAAATTAATgtgtagtaaaaaaaacaagtcagtgttagttttaattaaattaattcaaatgatGATGGTTTTAACATTCCTTTCATTAATGAGGtgcatatattgtatttatgtaaGTTGTTTTTGGGAGGTAATTTACCTGCCTAGctaatatttgacatttaaagaatAAGTCAAGCCTTTGAGTAACAATGGCATTTGCAGtcattttacttgtaatgtttATAAGTATGTTATTACTTCCCTTTTGATAACAAGATAAACCCAACTTTAATCTACGGATTTATGATCTTCATTATGAACAATACTGATCAATATTACAGACATGTTAAACTAACAGTCTGCAGTCTTCTTGGATGACAGAAGATAATTTATGAAGTAGCTTTAGGATTTGTACAAGGACTACTTTGTGAGAACTCACCTGTGGAAAAACTATACTTCTTCTTTTAGCTGGTAATAGATCAGTTGACATGATTTTGCCTATTGTCTATGATAGGAAATTTCCTCTGTATAACTGGATGAACCAGGTTACTGACTGGATATCTTTTGCTAGTTCCACTCTGAGcctaaacacaacaaacactgtGGTGGTTTACCCTATGCCCCACTCTCCTTCTGTAAGTCCTTCCTGCTAGAAATCAAAGAAATATGTGTAAAGATGCCTACCAAATGTTTTGATTATGCAACAGTTCATGCTTAGGGAAATACTTCAGGCTGTTTTTGGCTTTCAGTATTGAGCCTTGTGCAGGATATTCATGTGTCTACTGAGCCTGTATAAGACAGACAATTTCCTAATCCCTGCTGTGTTGCTCGACCCACCATCAGAGTGAATGTTTAGCATTCCATCTTGGCGAAGGCGTTTCCTGTCAACATCTAAAGTTCAAGTTTTCAACTATCCAATCTCTGTTAGCAAACATCAGTTGATGTACATAATGAGATTCACAGAAAAAGAGCAGGACATTATGTAACTATAAGAACAGGAAAAGGTTAACATAGCAGCTGAGCTTGAGTTAATGACTTTGTGCATgcgttttgttgtttgttttttatgtctggACCTATGCCATCAGTTTGAATGTATGGGTGTGACTGTGTTTACTTAAGTCTGTGTCCGTGTAAACATGATCATCTATTTGCTTCTGTACGGAGGCGTGAGAACACCACAGTGAAGAAGCATTTGCTGTGATTTGTCTCCCACAGCCTTAAGCGCTGCAGTCTTGTGGAGTGAAAAGCTTGTGTGCTTTGTTGACACAAAGTGTGTTCCCCTTAGGCTTCTCCAACTCCTTCCTCCTGTCTGATATGTCATCGCTGCTCGGTTACAGCAAAAGCCAGAGCTCTACGGCAGACGGTTGACATCTGGTCAGGTAAGATATGCTGGGGTTCGTCACAGCAGTTTGAgccagaatgtttttttttttttcttccaaaaagcAAAATTGTTCCTGGTCTGTataatgaaatatctcaacacagaaacatgtgGAAAGCATTATCAGATGTGAAGAGGGAGCCTCTTAAAGGGCTAACAGAGAAGTGTTTGGGTTGTAACATTGTCTATCTTCATTCTCGCTATAGAAACAACTGATAGAACTGATTATCGACATAGTGTGTcaaaagagcagaaacagatgAACACCTGTTATCTCGTATTTATCACTATAAGTCCTTTAGATTGTAGAGTCAGTTGAAGATAAACCTACTAAACTTCATTAGGGGGGGAGCTGAATCTTAATGGCAGTCTGGTATGAGTTTGCAGTGGACTCAGTCATTCTCTGTCACAGCCTGATTTGCCTGTTACAACGAGAAAACAATGACATTATACAGTTGTCCAGCCCCTCCCCTAAACCAGGATCCACTTTCAAAGGTACAAGAGCACGATTCATTCAGATTAGTGATGCACATTTTACAAAAGTTATGTTGGCtatcacaaattaaaaaaaataaacaattattaaGGTCAGTTACATTTAAACAACCCCATTGTTGGAAAAGCAATTATTGTTCTGACCAAATGTTAAAAGGGGCCACGTCATGAAAATACTGAACATAGgagaaaaaacactaaatttGGCTAACATGATATAATGACTGATTTATAGCTcttctgaaaacaaaacacatacaaaagaGTATAAGAGTATGTAGATCAACAAATACAATTTAcgtaaaaataaagtaaacactTTAATTGTCATTTGTCTCAATGTATTGTGACTTGAGCTTACCACTAACAACTCTGAGACTCAGGTGAATAGTGCGAGTGAAGTCCCTATTTATGGCAGTCATTTTCATATGTCATTGCAAAAAAAGCGCAAGTGTTATTAATAAACCAAATCATGGCTGCATCCCATTTAGTGTTGCCAATTCCAGGCCCCTGGTGTTTTGCATGCAGGGTCAGTGGGACACTTGGGAGCTGAACTATCGTTAATGTGATTCAGGCCACCTACTATGACAAGTTCAAATGTCTCCTGTGAAAAAGGTCTCTTTTTTTAGACAAATTAGGAAAGATTTTTccattaattaagaaaaataaccCACATAGAAAACTTTTGGAGATCGCTTCATGAATGCTGTGTAATATCCACAGCTCGCCAGTCAAATTAATATAAGATAATTCAGCTTTAATGACCCCcagaaatgtgcagaatgtgCTGTTTAATTGTTAACCTTAATAGGGCTTTGTCACAGCAGACCATTCAGGCTTGTTCAGACTGCAGGCAAATCAGATTTGTTACTCATATCAGATCTTTAAGACAGACCGTCCGCACTGTTATTTGCAAGTGATCAGATTGGATTTGTGTGTCCATACATCAACGACCTATCTGCATGGGTTGCTGTGGTAACGACATAGGTGTCAGTAACTACGTATGCTGGTGACGTGGCTTTCCAACAAGGAAGCATGAGAAATGGAGATCCACAATCCCCCCCAAAGTACCAGCAGACAACTTATTTCAGTGTCTGTCCACGGActgttgttctctgtgttgTCCTCCATACCACTCTGTCAGTAGCAGCATAGATTCTGTTCAGCTGCTCTGATGTATTTCTGCCACTCTGGATTTGACAATGTTGTGTGTCTCATTGCAAGTGATGCTAAAGACActttaaaatctgatttgagCATCTGGACTGAGACGCATCTGTAGAAATCTGATTGGAATCGCATTTCAAACCACCTCTAAATGTGGCTTGGATCTAATttgcaaaaatcacatttcaagtgtttttttttctgtccagaCTTTCTAAAATCAATCTGGATATgccaaaaaacatatttgggcAGGCAGTCTGAACAAGGTCTTAGACTTTTTATTATCTACACCTGTGTTTTCTTACTCTGacttgtcaaaatgtcttccgTGGATGTTAAAGACAATTTTTTTATTCAGCTCTCAATACTTAAGTCCTTAACCCTCTAGAGTGATCAATAACGTTGTGTAAATATCTTTCTCATTTGGGTGTAGAATCATGCTGCAGTGTAAGACACTCCCAAGACAAAGTCCACAGTAATGGCTAGATAGAGTGAGGCTAATTATAAGTCTGATTCTGCAGTATGAACGGCTGCGGTTGAGTATGtcaataatacattttggttttgttgttcTGAGGAGAACTTCTTTTGTATCTATAGTTGCTGTTGAAGAGGATGGCTGCTCAGGTGGAGGTTCAGACTGGGGAGGTTGGGAGGACAGTGGCGGGAGGACGACTTCACCTGAGTCCCCTGACTGACTCCAGTAATAAGAGCCTCATCGAGATCCCCTCCATCAACCAGTCCCGTATCATCACTCCAGAGGCTAACAAGCCTGTCCCTGGCCCCAAACCACGGCTCACTCCCAAACCTTTTGCTGTGGAGAAAAACCCCACTATTAAACCCATACTTGCCCCTAAGCCCCAAACTAAGCCCCGACCAGAGTCCACTCGCCTCGCTGGATACAAACCAGAGCTTCCATGCTCTCCAAAACCACAGCAACCAGTTGCCACTGGCAAACCCAGGCCTGTGTCAATCAACCCCAACCGTCCTGCGCCTACATCCTTTAAAACATCTAAGTTGAACACTGGGCAAACAACCAAGCCTGTAGTCCAGCCGTTtaaaccagcccctcctcttGACCCTGGAGACCCCAGCAAACCCACTCCCCCCATGCCAGTAGAGAGACAAAAACCTGGTGCATCAAGCTTGGCCTATTCCAAGAGCCTTAAAAAACTCCCAGCAGCAGAGTGGTCTGGAACCaccaaaaaagaagagaaggacCAAAGGATACCCAGTAAAGGTGGGGTATCCATTACCAGAGCCAAGTCCATGGGTTTTCTCGCTCAGGTGGGGcaagaggaagatgaaaaagaaaaaaataaaccagaGGCATCTGTGCCACTGCGACCCAAACCCAGAGCCTCCAGGCCCAGACCTGTATCAGCTATTTTCCTCAGCAGTCCAACCAAGACAGAAGCACCAGTTCCTACTCCTCGCTGGACTGGGAGACGACCCCTTTCAGCTGATCTCACATCCAAGTTTGAGTCTATCGGACTGTCACTGCACCGTAAAACTCCCAAGGCAGACACTAAAGAGAACACTCCAGAAGAGAGGGCACTTTCACAGAGGCGAGAGCAAGAGAAAAACCTGAAGAGTACCACGCCACAAAGTACTGATGCTAAACCTGCTGTCTCAGACCAAAgcaacaaaaagacagaagaaacaaGTGTAAAAGAGACTGATGAGGATAAGCGTGTGGTTAGCATCAAGTCGCGAATCAGTCTCCTCCTTGATTCGTCCACCTCTCCTGGGGCAGGTGTCACAGGCCAAGTGTTTGATCTTCACTCTCCAGTGCAGCCAGTCCCTGAAACTGAACCACCAGTGGGTGTTAAACAGCTCATAAAGCAGCTTACAGAAGATACACCACCAACTCAGAGTCCTGTCACGAAACCAGCATTGAAGCCCCGACCTCTGCCCCTTGACCTGACTAAAAGGTAAGAGCTGCCCCTAATGTCTCCTCAGTTTGCTTTTGTCCTTTGTCTTTGTCCATGAGTTCCACTGTCATGCATGGCTTTTGTCTTGTGTGATGTATGTTCATCAGGTTTTCATCCGAGAGGTCGCCAGACCTTGGCAGTGTTTCCTTCAGTGAGGCAACAGAGCGCCATGAGATCAGCAAAGATCCTCAGAGGAGGGTAAGAGAGGGACTCAACTTTATAGTAACTGGTTTCTGTTGGGCTGAGTCTATATTTAGCAAGCAAATGAGAGTAACCATGAGGAACACTGTTACAGCAGAGTGGAAAATGCTTTCACATGCTATCCTCTACTCAAAGTTACATTTTAGTGTGTTTCTTGACATGTTTTGCTAAAATAAAGATCAAGGCATATAAGGATAATTACAAAACCAAACAAGGCCATGTGAGTATTTGCAAAATGCTGATACATGTAAAgcatgggaaaaaaataactctCATGGAAGTTAAGAAAGCTTAATCGTATATCTACCTATATATTTACTAACAGGCATGAACAGGACAATGTGAAATACTTCTTTGAGATAAAAGAGTGCTCACATGTACTGTGGACCCTTGTTAGCCAGTGTTTGGAGGAACATTTCCCTAGAGGAAATGGTGCATTGCAGCAAAAACAATTGTCACTGCCATAGATATACAAAGCTGTGAAACCTTAGACAGCTGGCACAATAATTACCTGCGTTGGCTGCTGGTtatgaaacacacagagaggagatcACTGGGAAAAGGTCAACACAGAGAGGTTTTGATTACCACCTCTGCACCACACCCACTGTTATGAGGCCAACCTAGAACAAGGGGATACCGTTTCCACGCTGACAGTTGTTCACTTAATCACTGTAACTCTTTTGTGTGAcgtatttcctcctgtttgttggCAAATTACATCTGTTCTGACGTCTGGTTTTGTAATAAGAAGTATTTCACTTCAGAGTAGGTTCTTAAAGCTTTTAATCCTTTGCAATGATTCCATATTTATTGTTGCATAGTGTTAAAATGATAGTCTTTTAGAAATATGTATGATTGTTTAATAAGGTTAGATTAATGGACAGGTGGTTACAGGTTTGTTGTTATCACTTAACAATTCTCATTATATCTCTGAATTTTCTTAGATTGAAGAGTCAGCTATCACCCCCACTGACCAGAGGACATTGGCGGATTTAAATGATTACCAAGAGCAGCTCATAAAGGCCTCAGATACTGAAGGTCCTGAGGCAGGACAGATGTTTGGCACCATTCCCAAGGAAAGTGATCCCAGCGGTGACGTACAGACAGTACGAGCATCcttgtttgaaaatgttgtgGAGAGGCACAGTGTGCTGATGTTGGATGAGGGTAAACCTGTAAACAAGGCCAAAGACTCGCTCAGCAGCCCATCATTTAGGAAATTAAGTAGTGAGGATGAGGGATCACTGGTGACTGCCACCTACAAAGAGCCTGTATCTCCATCAGGTCCTCTGCAGATGTTGCATGTCTTCGACACTGTGCAGGCAGTGGAAGAGAGCACAGCAGTGAGTGAGAGCATCCCATCAGCTCAGTGGGAGGATAAGGCCCTGACTTTACGCTCCAGACGCTCAGAGGGGAACAGGCCGGTGTCAGAGAGGACTGGTTTAGCACAAGAAGAACCAGCTTTGGCAGTAATGCCAGACCAGCAGCCTCGATACCTCAGAGTTGGATCTTTGCCAAAATGGACCACTACAGGTCTTGAACAAGATACAGGCATGGAGAAAGGGATACTAAAGCAGTCACAAAGGGAAGGACAGGTGGCTTTGAATAAAGACCCAGATTGGCTGAGAGAAGCAGAGCAAGAGGAAGTGGCTGCAGCTCCCAAACGTTTGAAAATGCTGCAGGCAGAAGAACAGCTGAAACCCAGGGCAACCTACTTTGCCTTGACTGGACAAATACAAGAGCCACTTTCTCCTTTAGAGGCAGGACCTGATATAGGGGACACAGCTGCACCCTATGATGATTTCTCTATGAGGTTTGCACAGGGAAGCTCTCAAGGGAAGATTCTTCCAGTTAGGAGGAATCCATCATTAGATGAAGCTTTTGGAAAAACCTCTCAAGATGAAGTTGAGGAGTTAAAGATGAGGGGCCAGATATCACACAGGGATATCAGATCAGCATTGGATGGACAGACGACACAGGAAATGATGGAAgtaggaaagaaaagagaactaAAAAAGGAGGCTGAAAGAAACAAGGGCAAAATGAAAGAGCTGGAGagggaaaaacagagacagctcGAAATGGAGAAACAAGCACATTTAGAATTTGCACGAATGAAGGAGATGGAGAAGCAAAGAGAATATGAACGACAAAGACAGAAAGCTTTCGAAAGGGAGCAACAGGAGTTCGAGGAGAAACAACGTGCACTGGAAAGGCAGAAACAGCTAGAGCTTGAAAAACAGAAGATgcaagagatggagagagagaaacaaagagaactAGAAAGAGAAAGGCAGCGGCAGCTCGAGAAAGAAAAACGCAGAGAAttggagagacagaaggagattGAAAGAGAGAAGCTGCGAGAGTTGGAAAAGGCGAGACAGCGAGAACAGGAgaagcagagacagagggaagaagagaggcagagagagctggaCAAGGAGAGACAGCTGCTGGAAATCcaaaaggagaaacagagaatggaggaaatggagagaatgaaagagtTGGA of the Thunnus maccoyii chromosome 9, fThuMac1.1, whole genome shotgun sequence genome contains:
- the si:ch73-138n13.1 gene encoding plectin, whose translation is MAAQVEVQTGEVGRTVAGGRLHLSPLTDSSNKSLIEIPSINQSRIITPEANKPVPGPKPRLTPKPFAVEKNPTIKPILAPKPQTKPRPESTRLAGYKPELPCSPKPQQPVATGKPRPVSINPNRPAPTSFKTSKLNTGQTTKPVVQPFKPAPPLDPGDPSKPTPPMPVERQKPGASSLAYSKSLKKLPAAEWSGTTKKEEKDQRIPSKGGVSITRAKSMGFLAQVGQEEDEKEKNKPEASVPLRPKPRASRPRPVSAIFLSSPTKTEAPVPTPRWTGRRPLSADLTSKFESIGLSLHRKTPKADTKENTPEERALSQRREQEKNLKSTTPQSTDAKPAVSDQSNKKTEETSVKETDEDKRVVSIKSRISLLLDSSTSPGAGVTGQVFDLHSPVQPVPETEPPVGVKQLIKQLTEDTPPTQSPVTKPALKPRPLPLDLTKRFSSERSPDLGSVSFSEATERHEISKDPQRRIEESAITPTDQRTLADLNDYQEQLIKASDTEGPEAGQMFGTIPKESDPSGDVQTVRASLFENVVERHSVLMLDEGKPVNKAKDSLSSPSFRKLSSEDEGSLVTATYKEPVSPSGPLQMLHVFDTVQAVEESTAVSESIPSAQWEDKALTLRSRRSEGNRPVSERTGLAQEEPALAVMPDQQPRYLRVGSLPKWTTTGLEQDTGMEKGILKQSQREGQVALNKDPDWLREAEQEEVAAAPKRLKMLQAEEQLKPRATYFALTGQIQEPLSPLEAGPDIGDTAAPYDDFSMRFAQGSSQGKILPVRRNPSLDEAFGKTSQDEVEELKMRGQISHRDIRSALDGQTTQEMMEVGKKRELKKEAERNKGKMKELEREKQRQLEMEKQAHLEFARMKEMEKQREYERQRQKAFEREQQEFEEKQRALERQKQLELEKQKMQEMEREKQRELERERQRQLEKEKRRELERQKEIEREKLRELEKARQREQEKQRQREEERQRELDKERQLLEIQKEKQRMEEMERMKELERRQLLEFQKQKQKEKERQQVLELEKQRIREKMEREEAEKIKQMSLEQEMLRLKELDKERERQREMEREKLRELERQRQRDLERERQKQLDIERQELENQRLRQRELEKERLRKEELDRIKDIEIRQLLEFEKQKQAERERQRILELEKRRLREKMEREEAEKMRQIAKQQEAERQRLKEKQRKEEQERLRLESSPLRPKVLDLDSVLRNDPFSKATSQRSDFATRWKEPSPRAEESYKPAILDIDSFTSQTQPSPSKDLFPVSSVQGVDAGFGAWLQPTPERDVSWKVPSQTVGFTSPAWTPSPQDPWELQPVEMSVDKPAAEPRKHANKVSPEQLLLRQEERVLAPQRHWSGMLDEQLHLAPFIRMEAKTGVSPSGVSSSASAEQIWLPREPQPQDSRVEVRSQRRSQGSQELNRMRSRSVSRRSAPSSSAVEGSLSRMRSRSAHREQDRYSWVQKKQSVSGEEEEKDSETPGRETDSQYGTWETGLRTDDSLTPATPSSESNFSSSPRKPTPSHTPGENASQFDIETLDGLLPSSSSENQPLPFPDAPTILLDNSALRSRAQLGKKRAPRTRPSRAARQSAAQTEGEAGTTEDWLYRDSTEEKVESKNDDSDYEEQTRADASPAVASQPQRIALFPGVDPSALKAQLKKRGDSDNQTDGPSPSPSQLSRSPKSPFLPRAARVLPPPGGKENGEEDSPQWLKELKSKKRLSQYENES